The Planctomycetota bacterium genomic sequence TCTGTGGCTCGGTGAGAGCCTACTTCGGGCTCTCGAATGAGCTCGTGCGGTCGCTCGATCCGCGCAGGCTCGAGGCCTTCGCGCGGCTTCTCTACGATGCGCTGCTGACGGAACGCCAGGTCTTCGTGTTCGGCAGCGGGTGCAGTGCGCTCACGGCCAGCCACTATGTGTGCGACTTCATCAAGACCGCCGCGGTGGAGGGGCGGCCCCGGCTGAGAGCCATCAGTCTTTCCGACAGTGTGGGGCTCGCAACCGCGATCGGAAATGACCTCGGCTATGACGAGACCTTCATCTACCCCCTGGAGACCTACGCGCTGCCGGGCGACCTCGCCGTTGCCATCAGCCCGTCGGGCAGTTCACCGAGCATCCTGCGTGCGTGCGAGTGGGCACGGGCGAACGGCCTCACGGTGATCGGCCTCACCGGCTTTGCGGGTGGGAAACTCCGGGAGCTCGCTGACATTCACATCAACGCTCCGTGCGACAACCTGGGCCTGATCGAAGACATGCACCTTGCCATAGGGCACGTCGTATCCCAGATGTTGAGGTCATGGGTACTGGAGCAGACCGAGGTGCTCGGCCGCCCCGTCGCACGCCACATGGCACCAGCCGCAGGAGGGGCACTGTGATGCCAGGCCGCAGAGGAACCCCGGAATCCGAAGGAAACGTGAAGGTCCTCTTGCTCGCCGCCGGGCTGGGAACGCGGCTCTACCCCCTGACCGAGACGGTCCCGAAATGCCTCGTCCCGGTCGCGGGCCGGCCTCTGTTGGATTACTGGTTTGATCGGCTGGGCGAAGCCGGTCTACGCGAGGTGCTCATCAACACGCATCACCTGGCGGGCCGCGTGAGAGCCTACATCGAGCGGATGAATGCCAAGGGCGACTTCAACATCTCGGAGGCGTTCGAGCCCCATCTCCTCGGCTCCGCCGGCACCATCCGCGCCAACCGAGGCTTTGCAGACGACGCCGAGCACTGTCTCATCGTGTATGCCGACATGTTCAGCGACGTGGACCTGGCTGAGTTTCTGCGCTTCCACGGCTCGCACGGCGACCCGTTCACGATGATGCTCTTCCGCGCCTCTGACCCCCGTGCGTGTGGCATCGCCGAATTGGACGCTGCGGGCCGTGTCATCGCCTTCGAGGAGAAACCCCGGTATCCCGCCAGCAACCTGGCCAACGGCGGCGTCTACGCCGTGACAGCGGATGCGTATCGCGAGATAGCCGACATGGACCGCATTGACATCGGCTACCAGGTGCTTCCGGCCTTCGTCGGCCGCATGCGCGGCTGGGAGTGGAACGGCTACCATCGAGACATTGGTTCCCCGGACGCACTCCGCAGGGCCTCAGCGGACGCTCCCCTGGTTCTGGCCAGGCGGGCGGCGGTGTGCACACGAACTCTCCCGGAGTCCTCAGTCGCGATGGCCCCGTCAGCTAGGGTCTGTGCGGAAATCCACGCGAGGTTGGTCCGGGGCGCAGCCGAAGCGTCCTGTTCCCCGAAGCGTGCCATTCCCCCCTGCCAATCCGGAATTTTCGCCGAAGGCCCTTGACATCCCTGGGCGTTCGTGTACACTTTGGCTTCAATGGACCCTTGGGGTCTGGTGGCATGAGCTGGGTGGTCCTGCTCATTGTCCGCCGCGGCATCCTCAGAGTTGCCTGAGGGTGCGACTCTGGTGCCCGCGCGGCTGGGAGGGATGGTCGTGGTTGCATCGCTGCTTGCCAGGCCCCTGGAGGGTTCGGCGCATGCGCCTGGGGTGACTGGCCCTCGGGCGGCCGGGCGGCCCTTCAAGGGCACCCAGTGGCGCCACACAGGTCGAGACCCCCGTCCTCGGGGCTCCGCGCGCAACAGGCCGGCAGAGGGCAGCAGGCGTCTCAAGGGTGGAGGAGAACCGAGCCAATCGGAGCACGCAGCCTTGGAACTCGCCAGGAGTTGTCATTATGCGATCCGGGGACTGGTTCATCTGGCTTCCCACGCGAAGCCGGGGGTGCCGATCCTGCTTCACGATATCGCGGAGGCCATTGGTGCCCCGGAGGCCTTCCTCTCAAAGATCTTCCAGAGCCTGAGGGCATCGGGCCTGGTTCGCTCCCACCGCGGGATGGCCCGCGGGTACTCGCTGGCGCTTGACCCGGCCAGAATCTCGCTCTACGACGTCATCGTGGCGACAGAGGGGCCGGCAACCCTGCACACAAGCGGCGTCGTGTCGCGGGAGACGGGCACACCCTTCGCCCAGGTGTGGGACGAGGTGGAGGGCCTCGTGGCCAGGAAGCTCCAGCAGACGACCATTGCGGATCTAGCCTCGCTGTCCGGCGCACCCGGCAGCGCGGAGTCGGCGGCGAGTTAGAGTGTGTCTCAGCTTCGCCCGGAATAGAGGGCTGGGCGAGGTTGTTGCGCGAGGGCACGGGTCACAGGGGCAGAGGGCCCCGCGTCCCCGGCGATCCGCGGGACGAAGATGGAGGGGTAGACCATGGGTGGGATGGGAGCGGCATGGGGGATCGGTTTCTCTCCACGGACAGAGCTGGCCATTAACGGCGCGGTCGCGCTGGCCTCCCGCAAGCGACGGGAGGTGGGGGCAGCCCGCGTCGCCCAGGAGGTGGGCACGGCAAAGGCCAACCTGTCCAACGTCCTCAACGACCTCAAACGCGCTGGCCTGATCCGCTGGGACGGCAATGGCTCCGCCGCCTGGGGCCGCCGTCGCCCATCGGACGTTTCTCTCTACGACATCGCCGCCGCGGTCGGGGAGAGATTCCGCGTGCGCTGCCACATGAAGGGGAGCGACGCGAGCGTCGGGCTCTGCCGTCGGTGCCCGATGAAGTGCCTCTCCAGGCCCCTGCGGTCCGAGGTCGTTGAGTTGTTCAAGGCTCGTCGCCTCAGCGACCTGATGCCCACGCGGTCGTGAGGCGGCCGGAGCCCGCCAGAGGCGGACCGCCGCAGGAGACCATAGCAGCAGGCGATACACGCTGCTTGCGTGCACGCGCTGGTCGCGGCATCCTGATTGTGTAGCTGGCTCCCCAGGCGCCGCTGGGGGGAAGGCTTGGCAGGAACCATAAGCCGTACCCCGACCCGCAAGGGCAGGCGCCAGGCATGGAGTTGGCGAAGAGCTGCGATTACGCGGTCCGCGGGCTTCTGTACCTGGCCCAGCGGCCCGACCCATTCGAGCCCGTTCTGCTGCGCGACGTCGCCCGGGAGGCAAGAGCGCCCGAGGCGTTCATGTCCAAGGTCTTCCAGGGCCTCCGCGCCTGCCACATTGTGCGCTCGCACCGTGGCCGGGCTCGTGGCTACTCTCTGGCAAGGCCCGCCAGCGAGATCTCCCTGTACGATGTGATTCTCGCGATGCAGGGCCAGGCGGCCCTCTCATCAATGGCCCCTCCCGCAGACCATGAGCACGCGGAACACGCGTTCCAGCGGGCGTGGTGGCGAATCGAGCAGCAGATCGTGGAGAGCCTCAAACGGCATACGCTCGAGACCCTCCTGAGCCCGGCAGCCGAACCCAGCGCCTAGGAGCCTGTCCTGGCCCCAATCACCGGCTCACACGCGCCGGTGGCTCCGCACCCGGGATTCCCGCCATGGAGCACACCTTCTTCCCAAGTTCGGTCAGGCGATAGGGGACCCCTCGGTTACCGCGCGCCGTGCCGGGAACTTGCTCGATGATGCCGCCGTCGAGCAGACACCGGCGAATTGCCGCCTCGGTCACGCCGGCGTCAGGCCCTTCGTCCGGCCGCGGGGCGTCGGCCCAGGATGACCTGCATACATCCCCGGCAAGGGCGGCGATGGACCGGGCAAAGGTCCTCCTCCTTCCCAGCGGCACGGTTGAGCGTTCGCTATCAGGGTGTTTGCCCACCACCTTCTGGCGCATGCTCATCTCTCCTCTCCGCCTCTCGGCGTCAGGGAGCCGTGGGCTCACACGCGCGGCGTCTTGTGGCTTACCCCCCGCCGGGTAGCGCCCGCCAGCCAGATGAACTGACTCTTGGGTAACTGGGCGCAGCAACCTGCGTGCCGGGCTACAGTCCCTCGGGCCACCCACTCGGCAAGTAGTTTGCGGGCGGGCACATGCGCTCTCAAGGCCGGAGGCACCCGCCGGCGCGCGGCATGCACGAGGGCGGCCCGATCCATGCCTCACACCAGCAACACCCGTAATGCGGGGCCAGGTGCGCAGCCGGCCCGGGCCGCGACGGGGTCGTCCGGCACACACCCGAGGAGATGCGCACAGGGCAGAGGGCACCCCCGTCGTGCACGGAGGTGCCGGGCGGCCGCGCGCCGCCGCGAGGAGTCTCGCGCTGCGAGATCGGGAAGCTACCTGGGAAGAGGGGGTGCGTCCGAAAGGTTCTTGAGCAGAGCGCGGGCAGCTTCCGCATCGGCGAATGGCGTCTCCGATGCCAGGGCCTGGTTGAGTTCGGCCACGGCCTCCGCCCTCTTGCCCTGGGCTGCAAGCACAGCTCCCAGGTGATAGCGTGAGGCAGCCGAGTCAGGCCGGAGCTCCAAACTGCGCCGCAAGGCCTTCGACGCCTCGTCGTACTCCTTCCGTCGGAAGCAGATCCACCCGAAGGTGTCCAGCGCATTCGGCATGTCGGGGGCTATCGCGAGAGCCCTCGCGGCTGTGGTTTTCGCCTCGTCGAGGTCACGCCCTGCCTCCGCAAGGCACCAGGCCAGGTTATTGAGGACATCGGGCCTGTCGGGCTGGCTCGACAGAATCTCGCGGAATCCCGCGGCCGCCTGGTCCAACTGCCCGCGCCTCAGGTGCAGCGATGCCAGGTCGAAGCGCGGCGCCAGGAGGGTGCCGTCGCTGCCGACCGCTGCCTCGAGGCTCGCCTGCGCCGCGGCCAGGTCGCCGCGCGCGATCTGCACCCGCGCCGCCAACTGGAGCGCGTGGGCGCTGTTCGGCCATCCTTTCAGGAAGGCGTTGCAGGCATCCAGGGCGGCATCGTACCGCCTCTGCTGCGTGCAGAACTCGGTGAAGCTGCGGAGCGCGTCGAGGCTGCGCGGGTCGAGCTGAAGCGCCTTCGCGAACTCCCGTTCCGCCTCGGCCGCCTTGCCCTGGGCGGCCAGAAGGGACCCGAGCGTGATGGCGCCGCGCGGGTCCCGCGGCCACTGGGCAATGTAGGCCTGGCAGCACGCGGTGGCCTTGGCCGGATTGCCCGAGGCCAGATGCGCCCGCGCCGCCTGCGCCACGAAGCGGTGTTCTGCGGGAGCGAGGCGGCTCGCCGCCTCGTAGGCTTCTGCGGCGGCGGAGGCCTGCTGGTTCGCCAGGTGCACGTGCCCGAGCACCTCGAGGCACGCCACGTTGCCGGGGTTGGCGTCCAGGAACCGATGGCACTCGTCCGCCGCCTTGGCCGCCTCCCCAGCGCTGACAAGAGCCTGCGTGAGACCGGCCAGCGCCCGAACCATCCCTGGGGCCTCCGCCAGGCAGGCCCGGTATGCGCTGGCCGCCTCCTGCCACTTCCTCTGCGCTGCGAGCGAATCGCCAAACAGGACATGCCTGGCGGGATTGGCGGGGAACTCCCTGGCCAAGAGGCCGGCAATCGCCTCAGAAGCCATCTCCCGCTTGCTCCTGCTGATGGCGGCGGCCAGAGTCTCGAGCGCGGGAGACAGTGCGGGCGCCGTCGCCAACGCGCGCCGGCACTCGCGCTCGGCCTCCTCGGGCCGCCCGATATCGAGGAGCAGGTCCGCCAGGCGGATACTGACCGCGGGCGGCCCCCCCGCCAGTCGCGCAGCGCGCTGGAGAGCTGCCAGTGCAGCCTCGCGGCGAGCTGGCCGCTCCGCAAGGTAGCTGTCGGCGAGCACCAGGTGGGCCTCCGCGTTGGCCGGGTCGGCCCTCAGTGCCGCTTCACAGGCAGCCTGACACGCGGCGAGTTTCTCCCCGGGGGCCTGGTGGGCCGCTTCGGCGAGGAGAAGGCGCGCCTCCGCGATCCGAAGGCTTGCGTCGGGGGCCGCCGCTCTGGCGCTCCCCAACTCGGCCCAGGCTTCAGCGAGACGACCCGCCTGGCAGAGGCTCTCGACGATCCTGGCCCTTCCTTCCGCCGCCCCGAGCCGAGCGGCTTCGCGGTACGCCTCCCTTGCTTCGTCCGCCCTTCCTGCGCCTTTCAGCAGGTCGCCGAGCACCATGCGAAGACTCGCCGACTTCGGTTCGGCCTCGATGGCTGCGCGGAAAGCCTTTTCCGCCTCAGCTACCCGTCCACTCGCCATACGGTGCCGGCCGATGACAACGAGCATGCCCGGCTCCCGTTGTGCCTTGGCGGGCAGTGTCGCGAGCAACGCATCGGCCTTCGCGGGCGTTCCCACCCTCGCATAGTGGCGCACCAGCGCGAACACCGTGGTCGGCGAGTCAGGCTGAAGTTGGTGCGCCCGGAGCAGGGCCTTCTCGGCCTCGTCCTGCTGCGCGTCGCGCTCGTAGAGACTCGCGAGTCCGATGTAGTAACCAGGCTCGGGCTCGTGCGGCTTCGCCGCGAGGTATTCTTCAATCGCCTTGGGGTAGTCGTCCCGCTGTGCGTGGCTGAGCGCGGAGAGCAGCCGCGCGCTTCGCATGTCGGGGCGCCGCTGGAGGATGCGCTCCGACCAGGTGATGGCCTCCTGGTACTCTCCACTTCGGTAGCAGACGTCTGCGAGGAGGTGGCACGTGTCGAGCCAGTCGGGCCTCAGCCCGGCCGCCTTGCGGAGGTGTTCCAACGCGCGCCGCTGGTTGCCCGCGCCGAAGTACGCGCGACCAAGAAGGCCCGCGGGCAGGGCCTCGTGCGGGTGGCTTCTCGCGAGTTCCTCCAGCGCCGCGATGGCACTGCCCCATTGCTTCGTGGCGACCAGGACTCGGGGGACGGCCAGTTGCGCGGACAGTCGCTCGGGCTTCGCCTCGGCGAGTCGCTTGGCGGCAGCCAGCGCCTCTTCGGGCTGGTTCATCATCAGGAGCAGATCGAGCAGGCGCCCCGCAACTTCGACATTTCCCGGCTCCAGGGCCTCTGCCCGGCGGCACGCCTCGAGGGCCTTGGGCAGCAAGCCCAACCGCTCGTATAGCCCTGAGGCTGACAGCTGGGCGCGCACACTGGGGGGCTCTTCGGCGGCAAGCCCGTCGGCAATGGCCCCTGCCTCGGCTGCCTTCCCGGCCGCAATCTCCAGAAGCCCCAGGGCCGCCCTGGGTTCCACCTCCTTCGGGGCCTCCCGGATCGCTTGGGCGAGTTCGGCGCGCGCCCTCCCCAACTCTTTGCTGTCCATGTAGATAGATGCAAGGGTTAGCCGGGCGCCGGACGAGGACCTCGCTTCGGGCGGCAACGCCTGGATCAGGCGGGCCGCCTCCTGCGGCTGCCCCGCGGCGGATCGAAGGCGGGCGAGTTCCAGGGTCGGCTCAACCGGTTCGGATGCTCCCTTGAGCACGGCCTCGAGTTCCTCTGCCGCAGCGGCCAGGTTCCCTCGAACGGCATACGCCCGAGCCACAAGCCGCCGGGTCGAGGCGTCCTGCGGCTCAGCGGCAATCACTTTCCGCGCGGCGTCAATCGCTGCGTCCGGGTCCCCCAGCGCCAGCGCCGCCGCAGCGATCTGCCTCTGCGGCGCGACCGCAAATGGGTCGCGTCGTGCGGCCTCCTCGAAGCATGCTCGCGCCGAGCCCAACTCGCCGAGGCCCAGATAGGCAACCCCCTGGTAGAAGTGGACCTCCGCGCGTCGGGGTGAGCGCGCAATCACCTCCTTGAACCTGCCGATGGCCTCCGAGGGCCGACCCTCTGCGGTCAGAAGCCTGCCTTCAAGGTACTTCGTCGTGGCCGACTCTTCAGGCACCGCCGGCAGCTTCGCGAGGTGGCTCCTGGCAGCTTCCGTCTCCCCCAGGTTGAGCAGCACCTCGATGAGCCGCACGCGCCCCTCCGGCCACGCCTCCAGCGCCTCCAAGCTGCTCTCGAGGTGTTTTCGCGCCTCAGATACCCGCCCCGACTTCACAAGGAAGTCGCCATAGGCGCCGAGCGCAGCTTTGTCGCCCGGATTCCGCTCAATCGCGGCCTTCAGGTGCGCTTCCGCGGCAGCGAATTGCTTCTGCTGAGTCAGGAGCGAAGCGAGGTGGAGCCGAGGTCCCACGGCCTCGGGATGGGCCGCGACCGCTCTGTCGAGAAACGTCTTCGCCTTCTCAACGGACTGTGCCTGGTCTTTGCGGCTCTCGTAGAGCCGGGCGAGAGCGAGCAGCAACTCCGAGTTCTCGGGAGCGACCTTGAGGGCAGCCTCATACGTCTTGTCGCACAGGGTGAACTCGCCCCTGGCTTGGTGCAGCTGGCCCAGGAGCAGCATCGCACGGATCTTCAGGGAGAGATTCGGAGAATCACCTGCCCTCTCAGCCTCCGCAATGGCCGGGCCATGTTCCCGGTTGGCGCCAAGGAACAGGGCTTTCCAGTAATGGCCCTCGTGGTCCTCCCCATCAGCGGCAAGGAGGCTTTCAGAGGCTTCCTTGAGAAGTGCATACGCACCGATACGCTCTGCCGCCCGACCGAGGCGTCGTGCCGTCGCGACGTCGCCTGGACGAAGCTTGAGGGCGGCGGCATAGTGTTCCGCCACACTTCTAAGCTCCCCGTGCTCCTCCAGCAACTCCCCCAGCGCAATGTGAGCCCTGGCGCACTTCGGATCCAACTGGAGGATTCGCCTGTACCGCCCCAGCGCGTCGTCAATCTCCCCTGCGGCAACGCATCGAGCCGCTGCCGCCAGAAGCGGCTCCACGTTGGGGCGACCCGCGCCTCTAAGCAGTAGAACGCCCAAGAGCCCCCCTGTGACGAGAAGGATGCACCCGACGATCCCTGCCAGCCGCTTGTTCAGCCTCTTCATAGCGGCCGCCCCTCCTCACCCACGTGGGGCCGACGAAAAACGGATTGACACCACAGGTTTCGCTGCTATCATATTGAGGATACAATGGAGCTGGCAGGTCTGTCAAGTCATCTTTTGCGGGCCGCCGCACGCTTCGGCGTGGTTGCCCGCGGGTGGGGGATGA encodes the following:
- a CDS encoding SIS domain-containing protein, with translation MEGSICGSVRAYFGLSNELVRSLDPRRLEAFARLLYDALLTERQVFVFGSGCSALTASHYVCDFIKTAAVEGRPRLRAISLSDSVGLATAIGNDLGYDETFIYPLETYALPGDLAVAISPSGSSPSILRACEWARANGLTVIGLTGFAGGKLRELADIHINAPCDNLGLIEDMHLAIGHVVSQMLRSWVLEQTEVLGRPVARHMAPAAGGAL
- a CDS encoding nucleotidyltransferase family protein, producing MKVLLLAAGLGTRLYPLTETVPKCLVPVAGRPLLDYWFDRLGEAGLREVLINTHHLAGRVRAYIERMNAKGDFNISEAFEPHLLGSAGTIRANRGFADDAEHCLIVYADMFSDVDLAEFLRFHGSHGDPFTMMLFRASDPRACGIAELDAAGRVIAFEEKPRYPASNLANGGVYAVTADAYREIADMDRIDIGYQVLPAFVGRMRGWEWNGYHRDIGSPDALRRASADAPLVLARRAAVCTRTLPESSVAMAPSARVCAEIHARLVRGAAEASCSPKRAIPPCQSGIFAEGP
- a CDS encoding Rrf2 family transcriptional regulator, whose translation is MELARSCHYAIRGLVHLASHAKPGVPILLHDIAEAIGAPEAFLSKIFQSLRASGLVRSHRGMARGYSLALDPARISLYDVIVATEGPATLHTSGVVSRETGTPFAQVWDEVEGLVARKLQQTTIADLASLSGAPGSAESAAS
- a CDS encoding Rrf2 family transcriptional regulator encodes the protein MGAAWGIGFSPRTELAINGAVALASRKRREVGAARVAQEVGTAKANLSNVLNDLKRAGLIRWDGNGSAAWGRRRPSDVSLYDIAAAVGERFRVRCHMKGSDASVGLCRRCPMKCLSRPLRSEVVELFKARRLSDLMPTRS
- a CDS encoding Rrf2 family transcriptional regulator, with protein sequence MELAKSCDYAVRGLLYLAQRPDPFEPVLLRDVAREARAPEAFMSKVFQGLRACHIVRSHRGRARGYSLARPASEISLYDVILAMQGQAALSSMAPPADHEHAEHAFQRAWWRIEQQIVESLKRHTLETLLSPAAEPSA
- a CDS encoding tetratricopeptide repeat protein, whose protein sequence is MLLLGQLHQARGEFTLCDKTYEAALKVAPENSELLLALARLYESRKDQAQSVEKAKTFLDRAVAAHPEAVGPRLHLASLLTQQKQFAAAEAHLKAAIERNPGDKAALGAYGDFLVKSGRVSEARKHLESSLEALEAWPEGRVRLIEVLLNLGETEAARSHLAKLPAVPEESATTKYLEGRLLTAEGRPSEAIGRFKEVIARSPRRAEVHFYQGVAYLGLGELGSARACFEEAARRDPFAVAPQRQIAAAALALGDPDAAIDAARKVIAAEPQDASTRRLVARAYAVRGNLAAAAEELEAVLKGASEPVEPTLELARLRSAAGQPQEAARLIQALPPEARSSSGARLTLASIYMDSKELGRARAELAQAIREAPKEVEPRAALGLLEIAAGKAAEAGAIADGLAAEEPPSVRAQLSASGLYERLGLLPKALEACRRAEALEPGNVEVAGRLLDLLLMMNQPEEALAAAKRLAEAKPERLSAQLAVPRVLVATKQWGSAIAALEELARSHPHEALPAGLLGRAYFGAGNQRRALEHLRKAAGLRPDWLDTCHLLADVCYRSGEYQEAITWSERILQRRPDMRSARLLSALSHAQRDDYPKAIEEYLAAKPHEPEPGYYIGLASLYERDAQQDEAEKALLRAHQLQPDSPTTVFALVRHYARVGTPAKADALLATLPAKAQREPGMLVVIGRHRMASGRVAEAEKAFRAAIEAEPKSASLRMVLGDLLKGAGRADEAREAYREAARLGAAEGRARIVESLCQAGRLAEAWAELGSARAAAPDASLRIAEARLLLAEAAHQAPGEKLAACQAACEAALRADPANAEAHLVLADSYLAERPARREAALAALQRAARLAGGPPAVSIRLADLLLDIGRPEEAERECRRALATAPALSPALETLAAAISRSKREMASEAIAGLLAREFPANPARHVLFGDSLAAQRKWQEAASAYRACLAEAPGMVRALAGLTQALVSAGEAAKAADECHRFLDANPGNVACLEVLGHVHLANQQASAAAEAYEAASRLAPAEHRFVAQAARAHLASGNPAKATACCQAYIAQWPRDPRGAITLGSLLAAQGKAAEAEREFAKALQLDPRSLDALRSFTEFCTQQRRYDAALDACNAFLKGWPNSAHALQLAARVQIARGDLAAAQASLEAAVGSDGTLLAPRFDLASLHLRRGQLDQAAAGFREILSSQPDRPDVLNNLAWCLAEAGRDLDEAKTTAARALAIAPDMPNALDTFGWICFRRKEYDEASKALRRSLELRPDSAASRYHLGAVLAAQGKRAEAVAELNQALASETPFADAEAARALLKNLSDAPPLPR